In Candidatus Rokuibacteriota bacterium, a single window of DNA contains:
- a CDS encoding ABC transporter permease: MSRLIFRQGLEMVLIVFGVSTILFFAMRSTGDPAAVIAGPNASGEQVEAIRQQLGLTAPLMTQYRTFLIDLVHFRFGDSLLLQVPAVRLVLEALVPSLVLVGVSIVVTVCVAVPLGVVAAVNRNSPLDGAVRFVVLLGQSMPPYWLGLLLILVFAVKLRVTPSFGYGDARHLILPAVTLSMFLLAKLVRLTRANVLEVLGRDFVRTARAKGLSEMSVMFKHALRNALVPVIIIIAVDFGQLFGGAVIVETIFSWPGLGQRLVQSVLSRDFPVIQATVFLIALIVTVSNTLAEVLARLVDPRLRA, translated from the coding sequence TCTTCGCCATGCGCTCCACCGGCGATCCGGCCGCGGTGATCGCCGGTCCGAATGCCAGCGGCGAGCAGGTCGAGGCGATACGGCAGCAGCTCGGCCTGACCGCGCCGCTGATGACGCAGTACCGGACGTTCCTCATCGATCTCGTGCACTTCCGATTCGGCGACTCGCTGCTCCTCCAGGTGCCGGCGGTGCGCCTCGTGTTGGAGGCGTTGGTACCGTCTCTCGTGCTCGTCGGCGTGTCAATCGTCGTCACGGTGTGCGTGGCGGTGCCGCTCGGCGTGGTGGCGGCCGTGAATCGCAACTCGCCGCTCGATGGCGCTGTGCGGTTCGTCGTCCTCCTAGGCCAGTCGATGCCGCCCTACTGGCTCGGGCTGCTGCTGATCCTCGTGTTCGCGGTCAAGCTGCGCGTGACGCCGTCCTTCGGGTATGGCGACGCCCGGCATCTGATCCTGCCGGCCGTGACCCTGTCCATGTTCCTGCTCGCCAAGCTCGTGCGTCTGACGCGCGCAAACGTACTGGAGGTGCTGGGCCGCGACTTCGTGCGCACCGCGCGCGCCAAGGGCCTGTCCGAGATGTCGGTGATGTTCAAGCACGCGCTGCGCAACGCGCTCGTCCCCGTCATCATCATCATCGCGGTCGACTTCGGGCAGCTGTTCGGCGGCGCGGTCATCGTGGAGACGATCTTCTCCTGGCCCGGTCTCGGCCAGCGCCTGGTGCAGTCCGTGCTGTCCCGCGACTTCCCCGTCATCCAGGCGACCGTGTTCCTGATCGCACTCATCGTCACCGTGTCGAACACGCTGGCCGAGGTGCTCGCGCGACTCGTCGACCCGCGGTTGCGGGCGTGA